The proteins below come from a single Rosa rugosa chromosome 2, drRosRugo1.1, whole genome shotgun sequence genomic window:
- the LOC133729447 gene encoding protein MALE DISCOVERER 1 isoform X2, with protein sequence MGARWNPLGFRLLSLLALIFASSGIPGYWSVNDEGMTLLAFRENIKFDPFSALENWSPDDGDPCLWTGVQCVDNKVQMLNLTDLSLEGTLAPALGKLSHLKSLVFYKNHLSGEIPKEIGGLARLELLDLRDNDLSGTIPVEIGRMLSLKRLLLGHNRFEGNIPLELKSLSLETDGDHFTSTGVTGFGSVNRKFGHCTWQSNLKHWNNANSLAFMLKGTFMHYLNYLRLPRIIQDSLHVHGDTCCDNLSSSFESHMSFARRRLLAQASLNLPAVPFGGAKPAIQIIALPTSRSSGAFPAVLDAKKKPPAPAPVPSSPQPAPPNTQQQSSPKSSSNMWKYIVIGISVAVLLMVLLVMLFMCRSQAVKTIKPWKTGISGQLQKAFVTGVPKLNRSELETACEDFSNIINTIDGCIVYKGTLSSGVEIAVASTTLTSLKDWSKNAEKAYRKKIDVLSRVNHKNFVNLIGYCEEDEHFTRMMVFEYAPNGNLYEHLHVEEMEHLDWTARVRIIMGTAYCLQYMHHDLNPPVSHPNLVSSSILLTDDYAAKIAELCFWAATLPKSKKDSDEDDKEHSELPPLADPETNVYSFGLLLIETISGKRHNSEVGCLVDWASAYLNEQRSSLVDPSLKSFKNDELDVICEVIKECTQQDPRKRPAMIDVTEKLRQVIPITPNQAVPRLSPLWWAELEILSVEAT encoded by the exons ATGGGGGCTAGATGGAACCCTTTGGGGTTCCGCTTGCTCTCTCTCTTGGCTCTGATATTTGCTTCTTCTGGGATTCCGGGTTATTGGTCCGTTAATGATGAAG GAATGACTTTGTTGGCATTCAGAGAGAACATAAAGTTTGATCCTTTTAGTGCTTTGGAAAATTGGAGTCCTGACGATGGTGACCCTTGCCTATGGACCGGTGTTCAATGTGTGGACAATAAAGTGCAAATGCT GAATCTGACAGATCTTTCTTTGGAAGGAACGTTGGCACCTGCCCTTGGGAAACTTAGTCACTTAAAATCTCT TGTGTTCTACAAGAACCATTTATCTGGTGAAATTCCCAAAGAGATTGGGGGCCTTGCAAGGCTAGAGCTTCTTGATTTGAGGGACAATGACTTGAGTGGAACAATTCCAGTTGAGATAGGCAGGATGCTGTCACTGAAACGCTT GTTGCTTGGTCACAATAGATTTGAAGGCAACATTCCCCTAGAGCTAAAGAGTCTCAGCTTGGAAACTGATGGTGATCATTTCACATCTACTGGAGTCACTGGATTTGGCTCTGTAAACAGAAAATTTGGACACTG CACCTGGCAGAGCAATTTAAAACATTGGAATAATGCAAATTCCTTAGCATTTATGCTTAAAGGAACTTTTATGCATTATCTCAACTACTTGCGACTGCCACG TATCATACAGGACTCTCTGCATGTCCATGGAGACACTTGCTGTGATAATTTATCTA GTTCATTTGAGTCACACATGAGCTTTGCCCGCCGTAGGCTGCTTGCACAAGCCTCCCTTAACCTCCCAGCTGTACCCTTTGGTGGTGCGAAGCCAGCTATACAGATCATTGCTCTTCCAACCAGCCGAAGTAGTGGCGCCTTCCCAGCTGTACTAGATGCAAAAAAGAAGCCTCCTGCACCTGCACCAGTGCCTTCATCTCCTCAGCCTGCACCACCGAATACTCAACAACAATCTTCCCCAAAATCAAGCAGCAATATGTGGAAGTATATCGTTATTGGTATTAGTGTGGCTGTGTTGCTCATGGTTCTTCTCGTGATGCTCTTCATGTGTCGAAGCCAAGCAGTTAAAACCATAAAACCTTGGAAGACTGGAATAAGTGGACAGTTGCAGAAAGCATTTGTAACAG GAGTTCCCAAGTTGAACAGATCAGAACTGGAAACCGCCTGTGAAGATTTCAGCAATATTATTAACACAATTGATGGCTGCATTGTGTACAAGGGAACACTCTCCAGTGGAGTTGAGATTGCTGTTGCATCAACCACACTGACTTCTTTGAAAGACTGGTCCAAGAATGCAGAGAAGGCTTACCGGAAAAAG ATCGATGTATTATCACGAGTGAATCACAAGAACTTTGTCAATCTCATTGGATACTGTGAGGAGGATGAACATTTTACAAGGATGATGGTGTTTGAGTATGCTCCAAATGGAAACCTCTACGAACATCTGCACG tTGAAGAAATGGAACACCTTGACTGGACCGCAAGGGTTAGGATCATAATGGGAACAGCTTACTGTCTTCAGTATATGCACCATGATCTAAATCCACCCGTATCACATCCCAACTTAGTTTCATCTTCTATCTTATTAACGGATGATTATGCTGCAAAG ATTGCAGAGTTATGTTTCTGGGCAGCAACACTGCCGAAGTCAAAGAAGGACTCTGATGAGGACGATAAAGAGCATTCTGAACTACCACCCCTTGCTGATCCAGAAACAAATGTCTACAGTTTCGGACTATTGTTAATCGAGACCATCAGTGGAAAGCGCCATAACTCAGAAGTAGGGTGCCTTGTGGACTGG GCCTCTGCTTATCTCAATGAACAAAGAAGTAGCCTGGTTGATCCAAGCCTCAAATCCTTTAAAAACGACGAGTTGGATGTCATCTGTGAGGTGATCAAAGAGTGCACTCAACAAGATCCAAGAAAAAGACCAGCAATGATTGATGTCACTGAGAAACTGAGGCAAGTGATTCCCATCACTCCAAACCAAGCAGTCCCAAGACTTTCACCACTCTGGTGGGCTGAGCTTGAGATCTTATCAGTGGAAGCAACATAA
- the LOC133729447 gene encoding protein MALE DISCOVERER 1 isoform X3, with product MGARWNPLGFRLLSLLALIFASSGIPGYWSVNDEGMTLLAFRENIKFDPFSALENWSPDDGDPCLWTGVQCVDNKVQMLNLTDLSLEGTLAPALGKLSHLKSLVFYKNHLSGEIPKEIGGLARLELLDLRDNDLSGTIPVEIGRMLSLKRLLLGHNRFEGNIPLELKSLSLETDGDHFTSTGVTGFGSVNRKFGHWPSIIQDSLHVHGDTCCDNLSSSFESHMSFARRRLLAQASLNLPAVPFGGAKPAIQIIALPTSRSSGAFPAVLDAKKKPPAPAPVPSSPQPAPPNTQQQSSPKSSSNMWKYIVIGISVAVLLMVLLVMLFMCRSQAVKTIKPWKTGISGQLQKAFVTGVPKLNRSELETACEDFSNIINTIDGCIVYKGTLSSGVEIAVASTTLTSLKDWSKNAEKAYRKKIDVLSRVNHKNFVNLIGYCEEDEHFTRMMVFEYAPNGNLYEHLHVEEMEHLDWTARVRIIMGTAYCLQYMHHDLNPPVSHPNLVSSSILLTDDYAAKIAELCFWAATLPKSKKDSDEDDKEHSELPPLADPETNVYSFGLLLIETISGKRHNSEVGCLVDWASAYLNEQRSSLVDPSLKSFKNDELDVICEVIKECTQQDPRKRPAMIDVTEKLRQVIPITPNQAVPRLSPLWWAELEILSVEAT from the exons ATGGGGGCTAGATGGAACCCTTTGGGGTTCCGCTTGCTCTCTCTCTTGGCTCTGATATTTGCTTCTTCTGGGATTCCGGGTTATTGGTCCGTTAATGATGAAG GAATGACTTTGTTGGCATTCAGAGAGAACATAAAGTTTGATCCTTTTAGTGCTTTGGAAAATTGGAGTCCTGACGATGGTGACCCTTGCCTATGGACCGGTGTTCAATGTGTGGACAATAAAGTGCAAATGCT GAATCTGACAGATCTTTCTTTGGAAGGAACGTTGGCACCTGCCCTTGGGAAACTTAGTCACTTAAAATCTCT TGTGTTCTACAAGAACCATTTATCTGGTGAAATTCCCAAAGAGATTGGGGGCCTTGCAAGGCTAGAGCTTCTTGATTTGAGGGACAATGACTTGAGTGGAACAATTCCAGTTGAGATAGGCAGGATGCTGTCACTGAAACGCTT GTTGCTTGGTCACAATAGATTTGAAGGCAACATTCCCCTAGAGCTAAAGAGTCTCAGCTTGGAAACTGATGGTGATCATTTCACATCTACTGGAGTCACTGGATTTGGCTCTGTAAACAGAAAATTTGGACACTG GCCCAGTATCATACAGGACTCTCTGCATGTCCATGGAGACACTTGCTGTGATAATTTATCTA GTTCATTTGAGTCACACATGAGCTTTGCCCGCCGTAGGCTGCTTGCACAAGCCTCCCTTAACCTCCCAGCTGTACCCTTTGGTGGTGCGAAGCCAGCTATACAGATCATTGCTCTTCCAACCAGCCGAAGTAGTGGCGCCTTCCCAGCTGTACTAGATGCAAAAAAGAAGCCTCCTGCACCTGCACCAGTGCCTTCATCTCCTCAGCCTGCACCACCGAATACTCAACAACAATCTTCCCCAAAATCAAGCAGCAATATGTGGAAGTATATCGTTATTGGTATTAGTGTGGCTGTGTTGCTCATGGTTCTTCTCGTGATGCTCTTCATGTGTCGAAGCCAAGCAGTTAAAACCATAAAACCTTGGAAGACTGGAATAAGTGGACAGTTGCAGAAAGCATTTGTAACAG GAGTTCCCAAGTTGAACAGATCAGAACTGGAAACCGCCTGTGAAGATTTCAGCAATATTATTAACACAATTGATGGCTGCATTGTGTACAAGGGAACACTCTCCAGTGGAGTTGAGATTGCTGTTGCATCAACCACACTGACTTCTTTGAAAGACTGGTCCAAGAATGCAGAGAAGGCTTACCGGAAAAAG ATCGATGTATTATCACGAGTGAATCACAAGAACTTTGTCAATCTCATTGGATACTGTGAGGAGGATGAACATTTTACAAGGATGATGGTGTTTGAGTATGCTCCAAATGGAAACCTCTACGAACATCTGCACG tTGAAGAAATGGAACACCTTGACTGGACCGCAAGGGTTAGGATCATAATGGGAACAGCTTACTGTCTTCAGTATATGCACCATGATCTAAATCCACCCGTATCACATCCCAACTTAGTTTCATCTTCTATCTTATTAACGGATGATTATGCTGCAAAG ATTGCAGAGTTATGTTTCTGGGCAGCAACACTGCCGAAGTCAAAGAAGGACTCTGATGAGGACGATAAAGAGCATTCTGAACTACCACCCCTTGCTGATCCAGAAACAAATGTCTACAGTTTCGGACTATTGTTAATCGAGACCATCAGTGGAAAGCGCCATAACTCAGAAGTAGGGTGCCTTGTGGACTGG GCCTCTGCTTATCTCAATGAACAAAGAAGTAGCCTGGTTGATCCAAGCCTCAAATCCTTTAAAAACGACGAGTTGGATGTCATCTGTGAGGTGATCAAAGAGTGCACTCAACAAGATCCAAGAAAAAGACCAGCAATGATTGATGTCACTGAGAAACTGAGGCAAGTGATTCCCATCACTCCAAACCAAGCAGTCCCAAGACTTTCACCACTCTGGTGGGCTGAGCTTGAGATCTTATCAGTGGAAGCAACATAA
- the LOC133729447 gene encoding protein MALE DISCOVERER 1 isoform X4 yields the protein MGARWNPLGFRLLSLLALIFASSGIPGYWSVNDEGMTLLAFRENIKFDPFSALENWSPDDGDPCLWTGVQCVDNKVQMLNLTDLSLEGTLAPALGKLSHLKSLVFYKNHLSGEIPKEIGGLARLELLDLRDNDLSGTIPVEIGRMLSLKRLLLGHNRFEGNIPLELKSLSLETDGDHFTSTGVTGFGSVNRKFGHCIIQDSLHVHGDTCCDNLSSSFESHMSFARRRLLAQASLNLPAVPFGGAKPAIQIIALPTSRSSGAFPAVLDAKKKPPAPAPVPSSPQPAPPNTQQQSSPKSSSNMWKYIVIGISVAVLLMVLLVMLFMCRSQAVKTIKPWKTGISGQLQKAFVTGVPKLNRSELETACEDFSNIINTIDGCIVYKGTLSSGVEIAVASTTLTSLKDWSKNAEKAYRKKIDVLSRVNHKNFVNLIGYCEEDEHFTRMMVFEYAPNGNLYEHLHVEEMEHLDWTARVRIIMGTAYCLQYMHHDLNPPVSHPNLVSSSILLTDDYAAKIAELCFWAATLPKSKKDSDEDDKEHSELPPLADPETNVYSFGLLLIETISGKRHNSEVGCLVDWASAYLNEQRSSLVDPSLKSFKNDELDVICEVIKECTQQDPRKRPAMIDVTEKLRQVIPITPNQAVPRLSPLWWAELEILSVEAT from the exons ATGGGGGCTAGATGGAACCCTTTGGGGTTCCGCTTGCTCTCTCTCTTGGCTCTGATATTTGCTTCTTCTGGGATTCCGGGTTATTGGTCCGTTAATGATGAAG GAATGACTTTGTTGGCATTCAGAGAGAACATAAAGTTTGATCCTTTTAGTGCTTTGGAAAATTGGAGTCCTGACGATGGTGACCCTTGCCTATGGACCGGTGTTCAATGTGTGGACAATAAAGTGCAAATGCT GAATCTGACAGATCTTTCTTTGGAAGGAACGTTGGCACCTGCCCTTGGGAAACTTAGTCACTTAAAATCTCT TGTGTTCTACAAGAACCATTTATCTGGTGAAATTCCCAAAGAGATTGGGGGCCTTGCAAGGCTAGAGCTTCTTGATTTGAGGGACAATGACTTGAGTGGAACAATTCCAGTTGAGATAGGCAGGATGCTGTCACTGAAACGCTT GTTGCTTGGTCACAATAGATTTGAAGGCAACATTCCCCTAGAGCTAAAGAGTCTCAGCTTGGAAACTGATGGTGATCATTTCACATCTACTGGAGTCACTGGATTTGGCTCTGTAAACAGAAAATTTGGACACTG TATCATACAGGACTCTCTGCATGTCCATGGAGACACTTGCTGTGATAATTTATCTA GTTCATTTGAGTCACACATGAGCTTTGCCCGCCGTAGGCTGCTTGCACAAGCCTCCCTTAACCTCCCAGCTGTACCCTTTGGTGGTGCGAAGCCAGCTATACAGATCATTGCTCTTCCAACCAGCCGAAGTAGTGGCGCCTTCCCAGCTGTACTAGATGCAAAAAAGAAGCCTCCTGCACCTGCACCAGTGCCTTCATCTCCTCAGCCTGCACCACCGAATACTCAACAACAATCTTCCCCAAAATCAAGCAGCAATATGTGGAAGTATATCGTTATTGGTATTAGTGTGGCTGTGTTGCTCATGGTTCTTCTCGTGATGCTCTTCATGTGTCGAAGCCAAGCAGTTAAAACCATAAAACCTTGGAAGACTGGAATAAGTGGACAGTTGCAGAAAGCATTTGTAACAG GAGTTCCCAAGTTGAACAGATCAGAACTGGAAACCGCCTGTGAAGATTTCAGCAATATTATTAACACAATTGATGGCTGCATTGTGTACAAGGGAACACTCTCCAGTGGAGTTGAGATTGCTGTTGCATCAACCACACTGACTTCTTTGAAAGACTGGTCCAAGAATGCAGAGAAGGCTTACCGGAAAAAG ATCGATGTATTATCACGAGTGAATCACAAGAACTTTGTCAATCTCATTGGATACTGTGAGGAGGATGAACATTTTACAAGGATGATGGTGTTTGAGTATGCTCCAAATGGAAACCTCTACGAACATCTGCACG tTGAAGAAATGGAACACCTTGACTGGACCGCAAGGGTTAGGATCATAATGGGAACAGCTTACTGTCTTCAGTATATGCACCATGATCTAAATCCACCCGTATCACATCCCAACTTAGTTTCATCTTCTATCTTATTAACGGATGATTATGCTGCAAAG ATTGCAGAGTTATGTTTCTGGGCAGCAACACTGCCGAAGTCAAAGAAGGACTCTGATGAGGACGATAAAGAGCATTCTGAACTACCACCCCTTGCTGATCCAGAAACAAATGTCTACAGTTTCGGACTATTGTTAATCGAGACCATCAGTGGAAAGCGCCATAACTCAGAAGTAGGGTGCCTTGTGGACTGG GCCTCTGCTTATCTCAATGAACAAAGAAGTAGCCTGGTTGATCCAAGCCTCAAATCCTTTAAAAACGACGAGTTGGATGTCATCTGTGAGGTGATCAAAGAGTGCACTCAACAAGATCCAAGAAAAAGACCAGCAATGATTGATGTCACTGAGAAACTGAGGCAAGTGATTCCCATCACTCCAAACCAAGCAGTCCCAAGACTTTCACCACTCTGGTGGGCTGAGCTTGAGATCTTATCAGTGGAAGCAACATAA
- the LOC133729447 gene encoding protein MALE DISCOVERER 1 isoform X1 has product MGARWNPLGFRLLSLLALIFASSGIPGYWSVNDEGMTLLAFRENIKFDPFSALENWSPDDGDPCLWTGVQCVDNKVQMLNLTDLSLEGTLAPALGKLSHLKSLVFYKNHLSGEIPKEIGGLARLELLDLRDNDLSGTIPVEIGRMLSLKRLLLGHNRFEGNIPLELKSLSLETDGDHFTSTGVTGFGSVNRKFGHCTWQSNLKHWNNANSLAFMLKGTFMHYLNYLRLPRPSIIQDSLHVHGDTCCDNLSSSFESHMSFARRRLLAQASLNLPAVPFGGAKPAIQIIALPTSRSSGAFPAVLDAKKKPPAPAPVPSSPQPAPPNTQQQSSPKSSSNMWKYIVIGISVAVLLMVLLVMLFMCRSQAVKTIKPWKTGISGQLQKAFVTGVPKLNRSELETACEDFSNIINTIDGCIVYKGTLSSGVEIAVASTTLTSLKDWSKNAEKAYRKKIDVLSRVNHKNFVNLIGYCEEDEHFTRMMVFEYAPNGNLYEHLHVEEMEHLDWTARVRIIMGTAYCLQYMHHDLNPPVSHPNLVSSSILLTDDYAAKIAELCFWAATLPKSKKDSDEDDKEHSELPPLADPETNVYSFGLLLIETISGKRHNSEVGCLVDWASAYLNEQRSSLVDPSLKSFKNDELDVICEVIKECTQQDPRKRPAMIDVTEKLRQVIPITPNQAVPRLSPLWWAELEILSVEAT; this is encoded by the exons ATGGGGGCTAGATGGAACCCTTTGGGGTTCCGCTTGCTCTCTCTCTTGGCTCTGATATTTGCTTCTTCTGGGATTCCGGGTTATTGGTCCGTTAATGATGAAG GAATGACTTTGTTGGCATTCAGAGAGAACATAAAGTTTGATCCTTTTAGTGCTTTGGAAAATTGGAGTCCTGACGATGGTGACCCTTGCCTATGGACCGGTGTTCAATGTGTGGACAATAAAGTGCAAATGCT GAATCTGACAGATCTTTCTTTGGAAGGAACGTTGGCACCTGCCCTTGGGAAACTTAGTCACTTAAAATCTCT TGTGTTCTACAAGAACCATTTATCTGGTGAAATTCCCAAAGAGATTGGGGGCCTTGCAAGGCTAGAGCTTCTTGATTTGAGGGACAATGACTTGAGTGGAACAATTCCAGTTGAGATAGGCAGGATGCTGTCACTGAAACGCTT GTTGCTTGGTCACAATAGATTTGAAGGCAACATTCCCCTAGAGCTAAAGAGTCTCAGCTTGGAAACTGATGGTGATCATTTCACATCTACTGGAGTCACTGGATTTGGCTCTGTAAACAGAAAATTTGGACACTG CACCTGGCAGAGCAATTTAAAACATTGGAATAATGCAAATTCCTTAGCATTTATGCTTAAAGGAACTTTTATGCATTATCTCAACTACTTGCGACTGCCACG GCCCAGTATCATACAGGACTCTCTGCATGTCCATGGAGACACTTGCTGTGATAATTTATCTA GTTCATTTGAGTCACACATGAGCTTTGCCCGCCGTAGGCTGCTTGCACAAGCCTCCCTTAACCTCCCAGCTGTACCCTTTGGTGGTGCGAAGCCAGCTATACAGATCATTGCTCTTCCAACCAGCCGAAGTAGTGGCGCCTTCCCAGCTGTACTAGATGCAAAAAAGAAGCCTCCTGCACCTGCACCAGTGCCTTCATCTCCTCAGCCTGCACCACCGAATACTCAACAACAATCTTCCCCAAAATCAAGCAGCAATATGTGGAAGTATATCGTTATTGGTATTAGTGTGGCTGTGTTGCTCATGGTTCTTCTCGTGATGCTCTTCATGTGTCGAAGCCAAGCAGTTAAAACCATAAAACCTTGGAAGACTGGAATAAGTGGACAGTTGCAGAAAGCATTTGTAACAG GAGTTCCCAAGTTGAACAGATCAGAACTGGAAACCGCCTGTGAAGATTTCAGCAATATTATTAACACAATTGATGGCTGCATTGTGTACAAGGGAACACTCTCCAGTGGAGTTGAGATTGCTGTTGCATCAACCACACTGACTTCTTTGAAAGACTGGTCCAAGAATGCAGAGAAGGCTTACCGGAAAAAG ATCGATGTATTATCACGAGTGAATCACAAGAACTTTGTCAATCTCATTGGATACTGTGAGGAGGATGAACATTTTACAAGGATGATGGTGTTTGAGTATGCTCCAAATGGAAACCTCTACGAACATCTGCACG tTGAAGAAATGGAACACCTTGACTGGACCGCAAGGGTTAGGATCATAATGGGAACAGCTTACTGTCTTCAGTATATGCACCATGATCTAAATCCACCCGTATCACATCCCAACTTAGTTTCATCTTCTATCTTATTAACGGATGATTATGCTGCAAAG ATTGCAGAGTTATGTTTCTGGGCAGCAACACTGCCGAAGTCAAAGAAGGACTCTGATGAGGACGATAAAGAGCATTCTGAACTACCACCCCTTGCTGATCCAGAAACAAATGTCTACAGTTTCGGACTATTGTTAATCGAGACCATCAGTGGAAAGCGCCATAACTCAGAAGTAGGGTGCCTTGTGGACTGG GCCTCTGCTTATCTCAATGAACAAAGAAGTAGCCTGGTTGATCCAAGCCTCAAATCCTTTAAAAACGACGAGTTGGATGTCATCTGTGAGGTGATCAAAGAGTGCACTCAACAAGATCCAAGAAAAAGACCAGCAATGATTGATGTCACTGAGAAACTGAGGCAAGTGATTCCCATCACTCCAAACCAAGCAGTCCCAAGACTTTCACCACTCTGGTGGGCTGAGCTTGAGATCTTATCAGTGGAAGCAACATAA